In Armatimonadota bacterium, the following proteins share a genomic window:
- the asd gene encoding aspartate-semialdehyde dehydrogenase encodes MSPGYHVAIAGATGAVGTEFLRVLEKHRFPIASLRLLASERSEGKKMTFAGETFTVQRLTEVSFDGVQIAFFSAGASRSRQFAPAAVRAGAVVIDNSSAFRMDPQVPLVVPEINMEDAREHKGIIANPNCSTIIMLMAVAPLHRRWRVKRVVVSTYQAASGAGAQAMQELLDQTTAVLEGKEVTPRVLPHQIAFNLFSHNSAINEWGYNEEEWKMIHESRKILHEPELAITATCVRVPVLRAHSESINIEFAQRRPSVQEAREALSAFPGVKLVDDRERNHFPMPIEASEREEVLVGRIREDISNPMALELFVSGDQLLKGAALNAVQIAEGMIARGWL; translated from the coding sequence ATGAGTCCTGGATACCATGTGGCTATTGCCGGGGCGACCGGCGCGGTGGGCACGGAGTTCTTGCGCGTGCTCGAAAAACACCGATTCCCTATAGCCTCGTTGAGACTTCTCGCCAGCGAGCGTTCCGAAGGCAAAAAGATGACCTTCGCGGGCGAAACCTTCACGGTACAACGCCTCACCGAAGTCTCGTTTGACGGCGTGCAGATTGCCTTCTTCTCGGCGGGGGCGTCGCGCAGCAGGCAGTTCGCACCAGCGGCGGTACGCGCAGGTGCGGTGGTGATCGATAACTCCTCCGCGTTCCGCATGGACCCGCAGGTGCCGCTGGTGGTGCCGGAGATTAACATGGAAGATGCTCGCGAACACAAAGGCATCATCGCCAACCCCAACTGTTCTACCATCATCATGCTGATGGCGGTAGCCCCCCTCCATCGGCGGTGGCGTGTGAAACGGGTGGTGGTCAGCACCTACCAGGCGGCGAGTGGCGCGGGTGCGCAGGCGATGCAGGAGCTGCTGGACCAGACGACGGCGGTGCTGGAGGGTAAGGAGGTCACGCCGCGCGTACTGCCTCACCAGATAGCCTTCAACCTCTTCAGCCACAACTCCGCCATCAACGAGTGGGGCTACAACGAAGAGGAATGGAAGATGATCCATGAGAGCCGCAAAATCCTGCATGAGCCGGAGCTGGCGATCACCGCCACCTGTGTGCGCGTGCCGGTGCTGCGGGCGCATTCGGAAAGTATCAACATCGAGTTCGCTCAACGTCGCCCCAGTGTGCAGGAGGCACGAGAGGCACTGAGCGCATTCCCCGGCGTGAAGCTGGTGGACGATCGCGAGCGCAATCACTTCCCCATGCCCATCGAGGCGAGCGAGCGAGAAGAGGTGCTGGTGGGGCGCATCCGTGAGGATATCTCCAACCCGATGGCGTTAGAACTGTTCGTGAGCGGCGACCAGCTGCTCAAAGGTGCAGCTCTCAACGCTGTGCAGATTGCGGAAGGGATGATCGCCCGAGGCTGGTTATAG
- the dapA gene encoding 4-hydroxy-tetrahydrodipicolinate synthase gives MQVNWGPVVTAMVTPFDENLEVNIDAAQALAELLVQTGSTGLVVSGTTGESPTLTHEEKVTLFRKVKEAVGNRAAVLAGTSTYDTAESVRLSQEAERAGVDGLLLVAPYYNRPSQEGLYQHFKTIAHAVDLPVMIYNIPGRTGVNVEPATLLRLAEINNIVAVKEASGNLNQMSEICANAPEGFLVYSGDDSLTLPLLAVGGVGVVSVASHVVGRDIRRMCEAFFAGQVQEAKRLHHRMLPLFKALFCTTNPVPVKAALNMLGANVGGVRLPLVEANEKEKEIVRKALRDYGLLQ, from the coding sequence ATGCAGGTGAATTGGGGACCCGTGGTGACTGCAATGGTCACCCCATTTGATGAGAATCTGGAGGTCAACATCGACGCGGCGCAGGCGCTGGCGGAGTTGCTGGTGCAGACCGGCTCCACCGGGCTGGTGGTGAGCGGAACTACCGGCGAGTCGCCAACCCTCACCCACGAGGAGAAAGTGACCTTGTTCCGCAAGGTGAAGGAGGCGGTGGGCAACCGCGCAGCAGTGCTGGCGGGCACCAGCACCTACGATACCGCCGAGTCGGTGCGCCTGAGTCAGGAGGCGGAACGCGCGGGCGTGGACGGTCTGCTGCTGGTTGCGCCGTACTACAACCGCCCTTCGCAGGAAGGGCTGTACCAGCACTTCAAAACCATCGCACACGCTGTGGACCTGCCGGTCATGATTTACAACATCCCGGGGCGCACCGGAGTAAATGTGGAACCTGCCACCCTGCTGCGCCTGGCGGAGATAAACAACATCGTGGCGGTGAAGGAAGCCAGCGGCAACCTCAACCAGATGTCCGAGATTTGCGCCAACGCACCCGAAGGTTTTCTGGTGTATAGCGGTGACGACTCGCTCACGCTTCCCCTGCTGGCGGTCGGCGGAGTGGGCGTGGTCAGCGTGGCGTCGCATGTGGTCGGGCGCGACATCCGGCGCATGTGCGAAGCCTTCTTCGCAGGACAGGTGCAGGAAGCGAAGAGGCTACATCACCGGATGCTCCCGCTGTTTAAGGCATTGTTTTGCACCACGAATCCCGTGCCCGTGAAAGCGGCTCTGAATATGCTGGGGGCGAATGTGGGAGGTGTACGTCTTCCGCTGGTAGAAGCGAATGAGAAAGAGAAGGAGATCGTCCGAAAAGCATTGAGAGACTACGGGTTACTGCAGTGA
- the rnj gene encoding ribonuclease J, producing the protein MNEDTFPYEESIALIPLGGTGEIGKNLTVVQFGGEILVVDCGLAFPFDDVYGVDIVIPDITYLRENADRVRGIVLTHGHEDHVGALPYVLSEINVPVWGTRLTIGLVRAKLSERLPLSQLDLREYAPGDRVPIGPFIVEPVRVTHSIPETVALNIETPIGRLVFVSDFKIDHTPIDEWRFDAARFGQLGEEGVLALVSDSTNAEKPGVTPSERVVGAAYDRIFSEAPGRIIVTMFASNIHRMQQVLDTAARYGKKVAVLGRSMQQNLEIAIEMGYVWLPPDTLIRTDQIGQYEGRELVILATGAQGEPLSALTRISRDEYKAVQIEPGDTVILSATPIPGNESLVWRTVNRLIRKGAHVIYPPMQPVHVSGHAYQEELKMMLALVRPKYVIPMHGEPRMAVQYARMAREMNIPAENIFLMDLGDTLYLHPEGARFGEKVPVGRVLVDSGGNSGISDVVLRDRKHLAQDGLVLVVVSIDKETGEILAGPDVTIRGMAVSEEEEPQFTEYLRQQVLMELEDLELSEVTDWDAVRADVRSAVTRAVKQRLKRRPVVIPVVMEI; encoded by the coding sequence GTGAACGAAGACACCTTTCCCTACGAAGAGAGTATTGCGCTGATACCGCTGGGTGGCACCGGCGAAATCGGCAAGAACCTCACCGTGGTGCAGTTCGGTGGGGAGATACTGGTGGTGGACTGCGGTCTGGCGTTCCCGTTTGACGATGTGTATGGCGTGGATATCGTGATACCCGACATCACCTACCTGCGCGAGAACGCCGACCGCGTGCGCGGCATCGTGCTCACGCATGGACACGAAGACCACGTGGGCGCGTTACCTTACGTGCTGTCCGAAATCAACGTGCCGGTGTGGGGCACTCGTCTGACAATCGGGCTGGTGCGTGCTAAGCTGAGCGAGCGACTGCCCCTCTCGCAGCTGGACCTGCGAGAATACGCTCCTGGTGATCGCGTCCCGATAGGTCCTTTCATCGTGGAGCCGGTGCGCGTCACGCACAGCATCCCCGAAACGGTCGCGCTAAACATCGAAACACCCATCGGGCGGTTGGTGTTCGTCAGCGATTTCAAGATAGACCATACGCCCATCGACGAATGGCGTTTCGACGCGGCGCGGTTCGGTCAGCTGGGCGAAGAGGGCGTGCTCGCGCTAGTATCGGACAGCACCAACGCCGAGAAACCGGGAGTTACCCCCTCCGAGCGTGTGGTGGGCGCGGCGTACGACCGCATCTTCAGCGAGGCGCCGGGGCGAATCATTGTTACCATGTTCGCCTCCAACATCCACCGGATGCAACAGGTGCTGGATACCGCCGCTCGCTATGGTAAAAAGGTGGCGGTGTTAGGACGCAGTATGCAGCAGAATCTGGAAATCGCCATCGAGATGGGCTACGTGTGGCTACCGCCCGACACGCTTATCCGAACCGACCAGATTGGGCAATACGAGGGTCGCGAGCTGGTTATCCTTGCTACCGGCGCACAGGGGGAACCGCTTTCTGCCCTCACCCGTATCTCGCGCGACGAGTACAAGGCGGTGCAGATCGAGCCCGGCGACACGGTGATTCTCTCCGCGACGCCCATCCCGGGCAACGAAAGCCTGGTATGGCGCACGGTGAACCGTCTCATCCGCAAGGGTGCTCACGTTATCTACCCGCCGATGCAACCTGTGCATGTATCGGGACACGCCTACCAGGAAGAGCTGAAGATGATGCTCGCACTGGTGCGTCCAAAATATGTTATCCCTATGCACGGCGAACCCCGAATGGCGGTACAATATGCACGGATGGCAAGGGAGATGAACATCCCGGCGGAGAATATCTTTCTGATGGATTTGGGCGACACGCTCTACTTGCATCCTGAAGGCGCGAGGTTCGGCGAAAAAGTTCCCGTAGGCAGGGTGCTGGTGGATAGCGGGGGCAACAGCGGTATCAGCGATGTAGTGTTGCGTGATCGCAAGCATCTGGCACAGGACGGGCTGGTGCTGGTGGTCGTGAGCATCGACAAGGAGACCGGCGAGATACTGGCTGGTCCCGACGTGACCATTCGCGGCATGGCGGTCAGCGAAGAAGAGGAGCCGCAGTTTACCGAGTATCTGCGCCAGCAGGTGCTGATGGAGCTGGAGGACCTGGAACTATCCGAAGTGACTGACTGGGACGCGGTTCGTGCGGATGTGCGTAGCGCGGTGACGCGGGCGGTGAAACAGCGATTGAAGCGTCGCCCGGTGGTGATTCCGGTTGTGATGGAGATTTAG
- the hspA-1 gene encoding molecular chaperone has translation MFRNYRDILRQMEMEMQRLSDDALLSVFGTLGATERFWQPPVDLCETEDALVVKAEIAGVQPDRINVSLSADDRMLVISGIRAEDEEERRARVRCYQLEIYYGPFERHVALPPDIPIDRENISATYRNGVLTVRLPKRTQEEIPATRRIPITEGERENE, from the coding sequence GTGTTTCGCAACTATCGTGATATTTTGCGACAAATGGAGATGGAAATGCAAAGGCTATCTGACGATGCGTTGCTCAGCGTGTTCGGAACGCTGGGTGCGACGGAACGCTTCTGGCAACCGCCCGTCGACCTGTGCGAGACTGAAGACGCGCTGGTGGTGAAAGCGGAGATTGCCGGTGTACAGCCCGATAGAATCAACGTCTCCTTATCGGCAGACGACAGGATGCTGGTCATCTCCGGCATACGGGCGGAGGACGAGGAAGAACGTCGTGCTCGTGTGCGGTGCTACCAGCTGGAAATTTACTACGGTCCATTTGAACGCCACGTTGCTCTTCCGCCCGACATACCCATAGACCGCGAGAACATCTCTGCAACTTATCGTAATGGCGTGTTGACGGTGCGGCTCCCCAAGCGTACGCAGGAAGAGATACCAGCTACCCGGCGCATCCCCATCACCGAAGGTGAGCGCGAGAACGAGTAG
- the lon gene encoding Lon protease: MVDEGTPVKTSNDNERDLRMEIPEVLNLLPLRDTVVFPVLIVPIAVGRESSIKLIDDSVVGGNRIIGVVAMKDPTVESPTMDDIYRVGTAVVIRMMGKMPDGIRLIAQGISRIEILEAVQTQPYLRVRVRVVPEPSQISEEDSLEIEALRRNIAASFQRVVQLSPNMPDELEGIALNVTEPHVLTDLVAAHLPLSIADKQKILETFDLKERMRLLMQMLAREVEVLELGSKLQSEVHSELSKTQREYYLREQLKAIQKELGEMDENMAQIEELRQKIAEAKMPPEAEKEALRELDRLSRIPSASPEYTVARTYIETMVALPWSISTEDNLDISQVRQVLDEDHYGLEKVKERILEYLAVRKFKTEGTMRQPILCLVGPPGVGKTSLGRSIARALGRKFVRISLGGIRDEAEIRGHRRTYIGALPGQIIQGIRRAGSNNPVFMLDEIDKVGADFRGDPSAALLEALDPEQNSQFRDHYLDVPFDLSKVLFITTANVLDTILPPLRDRMEVIEIPGYTEDEKVEIAKRHLIPRQMQEHGLNEQEHIEWTEEGIRAIIRGYTREAGVRNLEREIASVCRKVARRFAEGETEKVVVDAAKVEEFLGAPRFEFEEISERTSQPGVAVGLVWTPVGGDIVFVEATLMPGSKGLLLTGQLGDVMRESAQTALSYIRSHAKELGIDPNFFEKHDVHIHVPAGAIPKDGPSAGITMATALASLLTGRCVKPRLAMTGEITLSGRVLPVGGIKEKVLAAHRAGIETVILPSRNRKDLIEDVPQQVREQMHFVFVDTIDEVLKEALVVSTGTARRRARRKTEEREVSVVAT; the protein is encoded by the coding sequence ATGGTAGACGAAGGGACTCCGGTCAAGACGAGTAACGATAACGAAAGGGACCTGCGGATGGAAATCCCGGAGGTGCTGAACCTGTTGCCTCTTCGGGATACAGTGGTGTTTCCGGTGCTGATTGTGCCTATCGCCGTTGGCAGGGAAAGCTCCATTAAGCTCATCGACGATTCGGTGGTAGGGGGCAACCGAATCATCGGCGTGGTGGCCATGAAAGACCCCACCGTGGAATCGCCTACGATGGACGATATTTATCGTGTGGGCACGGCGGTGGTTATCCGCATGATGGGCAAAATGCCCGATGGCATCCGCCTGATTGCGCAGGGCATCAGCCGCATTGAGATACTGGAAGCGGTACAGACGCAACCCTACCTGCGGGTGCGGGTGCGGGTCGTCCCGGAGCCTTCCCAGATTAGCGAAGAGGACAGTCTGGAGATAGAAGCATTACGACGAAACATTGCCGCCTCCTTCCAGAGGGTAGTGCAGCTCTCGCCCAACATGCCCGACGAGCTGGAAGGCATCGCGCTCAACGTTACCGAACCTCACGTACTCACCGACCTGGTGGCGGCGCATCTGCCCCTCTCCATCGCCGATAAGCAGAAGATTCTGGAAACCTTCGACCTCAAGGAACGGATGCGCCTGCTGATGCAGATGCTGGCGCGCGAGGTGGAGGTACTGGAACTGGGCAGCAAACTGCAGTCGGAAGTGCATTCCGAGCTCAGCAAGACGCAGCGCGAGTATTATCTGCGCGAGCAACTGAAGGCTATTCAGAAAGAGCTCGGCGAGATGGACGAAAATATGGCGCAGATCGAGGAACTGCGCCAGAAGATTGCCGAAGCCAAGATGCCTCCCGAGGCAGAGAAAGAGGCTCTGCGCGAGCTGGACAGACTATCGCGTATCCCCTCCGCCTCGCCAGAGTACACTGTGGCGCGTACTTACATTGAAACGATGGTCGCTCTGCCCTGGAGCATCTCCACCGAAGATAATCTGGATATCTCGCAGGTGCGCCAGGTTCTGGATGAGGACCATTACGGGCTGGAGAAGGTCAAAGAGCGCATTCTGGAGTACCTGGCGGTACGCAAGTTCAAAACCGAAGGCACTATGCGCCAACCCATCCTGTGTCTGGTGGGACCGCCGGGCGTGGGTAAGACCAGTCTGGGACGCTCCATCGCCCGCGCGTTGGGCAGAAAGTTCGTGCGCATCTCGCTGGGCGGCATCCGCGATGAAGCGGAGATTCGCGGTCACCGGCGCACCTATATCGGCGCACTGCCCGGACAGATTATTCAGGGCATTCGCCGCGCTGGCTCCAACAACCCTGTCTTCATGCTGGACGAGATAGACAAAGTAGGCGCGGACTTCCGCGGCGACCCATCCGCCGCCCTGCTGGAAGCACTGGACCCCGAGCAGAACAGCCAGTTCCGCGACCACTACCTGGACGTGCCCTTTGATCTCTCAAAGGTGCTGTTCATCACTACCGCCAATGTGCTGGATACTATCCTGCCGCCCCTGCGCGACCGCATGGAGGTGATTGAAATCCCCGGCTATACCGAGGACGAGAAAGTGGAAATCGCCAAACGCCATCTGATTCCGCGCCAGATGCAGGAACATGGCTTGAACGAGCAGGAGCATATCGAGTGGACGGAGGAGGGCATCCGTGCCATTATCCGCGGCTACACGCGCGAGGCGGGTGTGCGTAACCTGGAACGGGAGATCGCCTCGGTATGCCGCAAGGTAGCCCGTCGCTTCGCGGAGGGCGAGACCGAGAAGGTAGTGGTAGACGCAGCGAAAGTAGAAGAGTTTCTCGGTGCACCGCGCTTCGAGTTCGAAGAGATCTCCGAGCGCACCTCACAGCCGGGTGTAGCGGTTGGGCTGGTGTGGACGCCTGTCGGCGGCGACATCGTGTTTGTAGAAGCCACGCTGATGCCCGGCAGTAAGGGATTGCTGTTGACCGGACAGCTGGGCGATGTGATGCGCGAGTCGGCGCAAACTGCCCTCAGCTATATCCGCAGTCACGCGAAGGAGCTGGGTATAGACCCGAACTTCTTCGAGAAGCACGACGTGCATATCCACGTGCCTGCGGGTGCCATCCCCAAAGACGGACCTTCCGCAGGAATCACGATGGCGACCGCGCTGGCGTCTCTGCTCACCGGCAGGTGCGTCAAGCCCCGTCTGGCGATGACGGGCGAGATTACCCTTTCCGGGCGCGTGCTGCCGGTAGGTGGTATCAAGGAGAAGGTGCTGGCGGCGCATCGCGCAGGTATCGAAACGGTGATACTGCCCTCGCGCAACAGGAAAGACCTGATCGAGGACGTGCCGCAGCAGGTGCGTGAGCAGATGCACTTCGTGTTCGTGGACACTATCGACGAGGTGCTGAAGGAGGCGCTGGTGGTATCCACCGGCACGGCGAGGCGTCGCGCCCGCAGGAAAACGGAGGAAAGGGAAGTATCTGTCGTGGCCACGTAG
- a CDS encoding Appr-1-p processing protein, with amino-acid sequence MIQFVRGDILHSQAEALVNTVNTVGVMGKGVALHFKKRFPENYRFYREACERGEVVPGKVLVFRTEYLQPRYIINFPTKRHWRERSRLEDIEAGLEDLVRHVRELNIMSIALPALGCGHGGLDWNEVRPLIEKAFASLPEVQVEVYEPNPPERVSFTKPVSLKPSHAALLLAIHQYNRVEPEATLHDIQHIAYLLSSVGVFSLRKQRSGFAVKAGRLHARAIEMLVRRIPSVYLERKYGYRRQVLFTVTEEGVERARLVLQQHPKIQKRLQSVSQILEGHESSFALQLLALVMYHRKNSIFGQHLEHLLENRSVLFPQCDHPRNGELVEQIRAVWESVQRAESPT; translated from the coding sequence GTGATACAGTTTGTGCGGGGCGATATTCTGCACTCGCAAGCGGAAGCTCTCGTCAACACGGTGAACACTGTGGGGGTGATGGGAAAGGGCGTTGCTCTGCACTTCAAGAAGCGGTTTCCTGAAAACTATCGTTTTTACCGTGAGGCTTGTGAGCGAGGAGAAGTCGTGCCCGGTAAGGTACTGGTGTTTCGGACAGAATATCTCCAACCTCGCTATATCATCAACTTCCCCACAAAGCGACACTGGCGGGAAAGGTCGCGTCTAGAAGACATTGAGGCCGGTTTGGAGGACCTGGTGCGACATGTGCGTGAGCTCAACATCATGTCTATTGCTCTACCGGCATTGGGATGCGGGCACGGTGGATTGGACTGGAATGAAGTTCGTCCCCTCATTGAAAAGGCGTTCGCCAGCTTACCGGAGGTGCAGGTAGAGGTCTATGAGCCCAATCCGCCGGAGCGAGTGTCTTTCACCAAACCGGTAAGCCTCAAGCCTTCTCATGCTGCACTCTTGCTAGCGATACACCAGTACAACCGAGTAGAACCTGAAGCGACGCTACACGATATCCAGCACATCGCGTATCTGTTATCCAGCGTAGGTGTCTTTTCGCTGAGAAAACAGCGCAGTGGCTTTGCGGTCAAGGCAGGCAGGCTCCATGCTCGGGCGATAGAGATGTTAGTGAGGCGTATCCCTTCTGTCTATCTGGAGCGAAAATACGGTTACAGACGTCAGGTGCTGTTCACTGTTACGGAAGAGGGGGTAGAGCGGGCTCGTTTGGTGCTACAACAGCACCCCAAAATCCAGAAAAGGCTTCAGAGCGTGAGCCAGATCCTAGAGGGGCACGAGAGCTCTTTTGCCCTGCAGCTACTGGCGTTGGTAATGTACCATCGCAAAAATTCCATCTTCGGACAGCACCTCGAGCACCTTCTGGAGAACAGGTCGGTGCTCTTTCCGCAGTGTGATCACCCTCGGAACGGCGAGTTGGTGGAGCAGATACGTGCTGTTTGGGAAAGCGTCCAGCGAGCAGAATCGCCGACATAG
- a CDS encoding multidrug ABC transporter gives MARQPEERTRPRILGHVAEGAINISRWSIEHPYIIIAFYTAMVILAVIALGFYMPRRFMPYVESPMIGIVSMMPGLSAEEMETYISKPIEERLINIPGVRYIRSTSQEGFSIVSLEFPYGTNMDKKLVEVQALLNVIQADLPMTGANLKPSWVLKIDPLNLPVLSLALTGDDRWDMKRLRELADNEISNRLKAVSPDIFTVQAFGGYRRQMQVIVDRQKLAAYGLSILHVRDALDKNNIAKPAGVLTAGDNEEIVRVDTLGRSAETIANYPIASVDGRTVYIKDVARVEDTYYEPRSGYHHYYRVGNSSRVDEAIEISVLQSPEASSPRVIHAVMQEVKRLERDYPGIKIRIAYDNSAFVGVLMRNMVEELGLAILLTGIAVLFFLGNWRGTLIAMTAIPISMAMALLALIPMGMTLNSSTLIGLLLSIGRLVDDAIIDIHAVERHLRMGKDPKTAAIDGITEVRLAVAASTLMLVLALSPLLFCGGIVQLMFVGLVWPIIFGLLASFLVSLTLTALMAAHILKPHDDPAVLRENSGWFYRTMLAPFQRGLDRMEAGYANLIRWMLKNRFANLARIFSTIIIGFGFYYFIGSEMMPLADVGQAYLTLEMEPNTSYAATERAVRQLEKIMEKYPEIQHASIEIGFEGGPGYTSGAYFNGYSMGFTNGAVAMLTFTDKDTRKRDVWTIIDGIVHEATSTIPGIRRLQIKEMGSDVMASSAAPIQLLVYGPDLKIVSMLAEQVADIARKQVPDIYQVATSWSMTKPTYEIKIDARRAQELGLTPADIADQAYYALKGGFTTEFFRLENRRQSTVLVRFDEKERQSPEDIGLLPIIAPDGKQVPLKSLAQIEYREAPTLIEHDNFRRVVSVMGYYRKADYRPPWKSPDEPHQPNRPSMDVAMDVMMRAQMQLNWPPGYGIEVRGDMTQMMDSFRRLLQGLQLAVVFIFLVLVAQFRGFLQPAQMIFSLPLELSGVFIALWLAGQAFSTVSVMAVIVLTGMDITTAILLIDLIMRYREQGVPRNQAVIEACPQRLRPILMTSLITIIAMTPVAFFPRTGTDAYQPLGTVVIGGLVVGTVLSLLDIPIMHTIVDDIVRWWLVKVRRRDPATLPPVE, from the coding sequence ATGGCAAGACAACCGGAGGAGCGCACGCGTCCTCGCATCTTGGGACATGTTGCCGAAGGGGCGATCAACATCTCGCGCTGGTCTATTGAGCACCCGTACATCATTATCGCCTTCTATACCGCGATGGTGATACTGGCGGTGATTGCCCTGGGTTTCTACATGCCCCGTCGCTTCATGCCCTATGTGGAAAGCCCTATGATCGGCATCGTGTCTATGATGCCCGGCTTGAGCGCAGAGGAGATGGAGACCTACATCTCCAAGCCGATTGAGGAACGTCTCATTAATATCCCCGGTGTGCGCTACATCCGCTCCACCTCGCAGGAGGGCTTCAGCATCGTCTCGCTGGAGTTTCCTTACGGTACCAACATGGACAAGAAGCTTGTGGAGGTGCAGGCGCTGCTCAACGTCATTCAGGCAGACCTGCCGATGACAGGGGCGAACCTGAAGCCTTCCTGGGTGCTCAAGATTGACCCGTTGAACCTGCCGGTGCTTTCGCTTGCCCTTACCGGCGACGATCGCTGGGATATGAAACGCCTGCGCGAGCTGGCGGACAACGAAATCTCCAACCGCCTCAAAGCGGTCAGCCCGGACATCTTCACCGTGCAGGCGTTTGGCGGTTACCGCAGACAGATGCAGGTGATTGTAGACCGTCAGAAGCTGGCGGCGTACGGTTTGTCCATCCTGCACGTTCGCGACGCTCTGGATAAAAACAACATCGCCAAGCCCGCAGGCGTCTTAACCGCCGGCGACAACGAAGAGATTGTGCGTGTGGACACGCTGGGACGCAGTGCAGAGACCATTGCCAACTATCCCATCGCCAGTGTAGACGGGCGTACCGTGTATATCAAAGATGTTGCTCGCGTGGAGGACACCTATTACGAACCACGAAGCGGGTATCATCACTACTACCGTGTCGGCAACTCCTCGCGAGTGGATGAAGCGATCGAAATCAGCGTGTTGCAAAGCCCGGAAGCCTCCTCGCCCCGGGTGATTCACGCGGTGATGCAGGAGGTGAAACGCCTCGAGCGCGACTACCCCGGTATTAAAATCCGCATCGCCTACGACAATAGCGCGTTCGTCGGCGTCCTGATGCGCAATATGGTAGAGGAACTGGGCTTAGCCATCCTGCTGACCGGCATCGCGGTGCTCTTCTTCCTGGGTAACTGGCGTGGCACATTGATTGCCATGACCGCTATCCCCATCTCGATGGCGATGGCACTGCTCGCGCTCATCCCGATGGGTATGACGCTCAACTCCAGCACGCTCATCGGTCTACTGCTCTCTATCGGGCGACTGGTGGATGATGCCATTATCGATATCCATGCTGTGGAACGTCACCTGCGCATGGGCAAAGACCCCAAGACCGCCGCGATAGACGGCATTACCGAGGTGCGTCTGGCGGTTGCGGCTTCCACGCTCATGTTGGTGCTTGCACTGAGCCCTTTGCTGTTCTGCGGCGGTATTGTGCAGTTGATGTTCGTGGGGCTGGTGTGGCCGATCATCTTCGGGTTGCTAGCGTCGTTTCTCGTCTCGTTGACGCTGACCGCGCTAATGGCTGCGCACATCCTGAAGCCTCATGATGACCCCGCTGTCTTACGCGAGAACAGTGGCTGGTTTTACCGAACCATGCTCGCGCCCTTTCAGCGTGGGTTGGACAGGATGGAAGCGGGCTATGCAAACCTGATTCGCTGGATGCTGAAAAACCGCTTTGCAAACCTGGCGCGAATCTTTTCCACCATCATCATCGGCTTTGGTTTCTACTACTTCATCGGCTCGGAGATGATGCCGCTGGCGGACGTGGGGCAGGCGTACCTCACGCTGGAGATGGAACCCAACACCTCGTATGCGGCGACCGAACGCGCCGTGCGCCAGCTGGAGAAAATCATGGAGAAGTACCCAGAGATTCAGCACGCCTCCATCGAAATCGGCTTCGAGGGGGGACCAGGCTATACCTCCGGTGCGTACTTCAACGGCTACAGCATGGGATTTACCAACGGCGCGGTCGCTATGCTCACTTTCACCGATAAAGACACCCGCAAGCGTGATGTGTGGACGATTATAGACGGCATTGTGCACGAAGCTACCTCCACCATCCCGGGCATTCGCCGCCTGCAGATTAAGGAGATGGGTTCCGATGTGATGGCGTCCTCCGCCGCACCCATCCAGCTGCTGGTGTACGGTCCCGACCTCAAAATCGTCTCGATGCTCGCCGAGCAAGTAGCGGACATCGCCCGCAAGCAGGTGCCTGATATTTACCAGGTAGCCACGTCCTGGTCCATGACCAAACCCACGTACGAGATCAAGATAGACGCCCGTCGGGCGCAGGAGCTGGGGTTGACGCCTGCCGACATCGCCGACCAGGCGTACTACGCGCTCAAAGGCGGTTTCACCACCGAGTTTTTCCGGCTGGAGAACAGGCGCCAGAGCACCGTGCTGGTTCGCTTTGATGAAAAAGAACGACAAAGCCCTGAAGACATCGGCCTACTGCCTATCATCGCGCCAGACGGTAAACAGGTTCCACTCAAGTCGCTGGCGCAAATAGAGTATCGCGAAGCACCCACGCTGATTGAACACGATAACTTCCGTCGCGTGGTCAGTGTGATGGGCTACTACCGCAAGGCGGATTATCGCCCTCCGTGGAAGTCACCCGATGAACCCCACCAGCCGAACCGTCCATCGATGGATGTGGCGATGGACGTGATGATGCGAGCGCAGATGCAGCTAAACTGGCCGCCGGGTTACGGTATCGAGGTACGCGGCGACATGACGCAGATGATGGACAGTTTTCGTCGGCTTCTGCAGGGTCTTCAGTTAGCAGTGGTGTTTATCTTTCTGGTGTTGGTAGCCCAATTCCGCGGTTTCTTGCAGCCGGCGCAGATGATTTTCTCTCTGCCACTGGAGCTTTCAGGCGTGTTTATCGCACTGTGGCTAGCGGGGCAAGCGTTCAGCACCGTGTCGGTGATGGCGGTCATCGTCCTGACTGGTATGGACATCACCACCGCTATCCTGCTCATTGACCTCATCATGCGCTACCGCGAGCAGGGCGTACCGCGCAATCAAGCGGTTATCGAGGCATGTCCTCAGCGTCTACGTCCTATCCTGATGACCTCACTCATCACCATTATCGCGATGACGCCCGTTGCCTTCTTCCCGCGCACGGGTACCGACGCCTACCAGCCTCTGGGCACGGTGGTTATCGGCGGGCTGGTGGTGGGTACGGTACTGAGCCTGCTGGACATTCCCATCATGCATACCATTGTAGATGACATCGTGCGCTGGTGGCTGGTAAAAGTACGTCGGCGCGACCCGGCAACGCTGCCGCCGGTGGAGTAG